The following coding sequences lie in one Pseudomonas monsensis genomic window:
- a CDS encoding DUF2784 domain-containing protein, producing the protein MLYRIAADGLVLFHLSFILFVLFGGLLVLKWPRLMWLHLPAAAWGVAVEVLHLTCPLTYWENLMRHAAGQTEYAGGFIEHYIWPIIYPAGLTPQIQLALGSVVLVVNLLVYGRAIRQWKLRRTSRIPF; encoded by the coding sequence ATGCTGTATCGAATCGCAGCCGACGGGCTGGTGCTGTTTCATTTGTCCTTCATTCTGTTCGTGCTGTTCGGCGGGCTGCTGGTGCTCAAGTGGCCACGCTTGATGTGGCTGCACCTGCCGGCCGCGGCCTGGGGCGTGGCGGTCGAAGTGTTGCACCTGACCTGTCCGCTGACCTACTGGGAAAACCTGATGCGCCACGCCGCCGGGCAAACCGAATACGCCGGCGGCTTCATCGAGCATTACATCTGGCCGATCATTTACCCGGCCGGGCTGACGCCGCAGATCCAACTGGCACTCGGCAGCGTGGTGCTAGTGGTCAATCTGTTGGTTTACGGACGCGCGATCCGTCAGTGGAAACTGCGCCGCACCAGCCGGATACCGTTTTAG
- a CDS encoding NUDIX hydrolase: MKVRATVICEQDRHVLLVRKPRCRWTLPGGKVEPGETRAEAATRELQEETGLDADDMLYVMELHSGSTQHHVYEASVTNIERLRPQNEIIDCIWHPLDAVQNLSTSDATLRIVQAFQRRL; the protein is encoded by the coding sequence ATGAAAGTACGCGCGACCGTCATTTGCGAACAGGACCGCCATGTGCTCCTGGTACGCAAGCCCCGCTGCCGCTGGACATTGCCCGGGGGCAAAGTCGAGCCAGGGGAAACCCGGGCAGAAGCTGCCACGCGCGAATTGCAGGAAGAAACCGGACTGGATGCTGACGACATGTTGTATGTCATGGAACTGCACAGCGGCAGCACCCAGCATCACGTCTACGAAGCGTCAGTGACGAATATCGAACGGTTGCGCCCGCAAAACGAAATCATCGATTGCATCTGGCATCCGCTGGACGCCGTGCAGAACCTCAGCACCAGTGACGCGACGCTGCGCATCGTGCAGGCATTTCAACGGCGTTTATGA
- a CDS encoding aliphatic sulfonate ABC transporter substrate-binding protein yields MKSLLPFPRLKTLLAAGALALGLQPLAHAETAPAQVHLDYAYYSPVSLVLKHFGFLEKALPDTQVSWVLSQGSNRSLEYLNSGGVDFASSASLAAVLSRANGSPIKSVYVYSRAEWTALVVRKDSPYQSIADLKGKKIAATKGTDPYLFTLRSLQQAGLNKDDVELVHLQHPDGRTALEKGDVDAWAGLDPHMAASQVQAGSRLLYRNPAFNSYGVVSVTEAYAKDHPQTIATVIKAYEQARDWALKNPDEFAALLAKESGLSLDVARLQLSRTDLSSPQLTANDVLASKSAAPILVSEELVRRGVNVDQVIDQLLDSGVQQAVARQ; encoded by the coding sequence ATGAAATCGTTGTTGCCGTTTCCCCGCCTTAAAACGTTGCTGGCCGCCGGCGCCCTGGCTCTGGGCCTGCAACCGCTGGCTCACGCCGAAACCGCGCCGGCGCAAGTCCATCTCGACTACGCCTACTACTCGCCCGTCAGCCTGGTGCTGAAACACTTCGGCTTCCTCGAAAAAGCCCTGCCGGACACCCAAGTCAGCTGGGTGCTGAGCCAGGGCAGCAACCGCTCGCTGGAATACCTCAATAGCGGTGGCGTCGATTTCGCGTCCAGCGCCAGCCTCGCCGCCGTGCTGAGTCGCGCCAATGGCAGTCCGATCAAATCGGTGTACGTTTACAGCCGTGCGGAATGGACCGCGCTGGTGGTGCGCAAAGACTCGCCTTACCAATCCATCGCCGACCTCAAAGGCAAGAAAATTGCCGCGACCAAAGGCACCGACCCGTACCTGTTTACCCTGCGCAGCCTGCAACAGGCCGGGCTGAACAAGGACGATGTGGAACTGGTGCATCTGCAACATCCGGACGGTCGGACCGCCCTGGAAAAAGGCGACGTCGATGCCTGGGCCGGCCTCGATCCGCACATGGCCGCCAGTCAGGTGCAGGCCGGTTCGCGCCTGCTGTACCGCAACCCGGCGTTCAACAGCTATGGCGTGGTCAGTGTCACTGAGGCATACGCCAAGGACCATCCGCAGACCATCGCCACGGTGATCAAGGCTTACGAGCAGGCGCGCGACTGGGCACTGAAAAATCCTGACGAGTTCGCCGCCCTCCTCGCCAAAGAGTCCGGTCTATCGCTGGATGTGGCCAGACTGCAGCTGTCGCGCACTGACCTGAGCAGCCCGCAACTGACCGCCAACGATGTGCTCGCCTCCAAGTCCGCCGCACCGATTCTGGTGTCCGAAGAACTGGTGCGACGTGGCGTCAACGTCGATCAGGTCATCGACCAGTTGCTCGACAGTGGTGTGCAGCAAGCCGTCGCCCGCCAGTAA
- a CDS encoding ABC transporter permease yields the protein MSRYSKALSAPLTVARKRTPAIHPAWQRRLKGLTLPLLIIVALEIIVRSGWLPSHQMPAPSEIALTLTDLAEGALWKHIAASLIRVLLGFAIGASLALAFAAWVGLSREAEAYLEPTFAALRAIPSLAWVPLLLLWLGIDETSKIVLIAIGAFFPVYANGVAAIRNIDRKWVEVGRIYGFSRWQLVRRILLPAALPGLFTGLRSGMSLAWMFLVAAELIAATKGLGYLLSDGRETSRPDIVLAAIIVLASLGKLSDGVLAVIERRWLIWRDTFTGQDARD from the coding sequence ATGTCCCGTTACAGCAAAGCGTTGTCCGCGCCACTCACCGTGGCGCGCAAACGCACGCCTGCCATCCATCCTGCATGGCAACGCCGACTCAAAGGCCTGACCTTGCCGCTGTTGATCATCGTCGCCCTGGAAATCATCGTGCGTAGCGGCTGGTTGCCGTCCCACCAGATGCCAGCGCCGAGCGAGATCGCCCTGACCCTCACCGACCTCGCCGAGGGCGCCTTGTGGAAACACATCGCTGCGAGCCTGATTCGCGTGCTGCTGGGTTTCGCCATCGGCGCCAGCCTGGCGCTGGCGTTTGCCGCGTGGGTCGGTTTGAGCCGCGAGGCCGAGGCGTATCTGGAACCGACCTTCGCCGCGCTCCGCGCCATTCCAAGCCTGGCCTGGGTGCCGTTGTTGCTGCTGTGGCTGGGTATCGACGAGACGTCGAAAATTGTCTTGATCGCCATCGGCGCGTTCTTTCCGGTATACGCCAATGGCGTCGCGGCCATCCGCAACATTGATCGCAAATGGGTCGAGGTCGGGCGCATCTATGGTTTCAGCCGCTGGCAACTGGTGCGACGGATTCTGCTGCCCGCCGCCCTGCCCGGACTGTTCACCGGGTTGCGCAGCGGCATGAGTCTGGCGTGGATGTTTCTCGTCGCCGCCGAATTGATTGCGGCGACCAAAGGCCTGGGTTATCTGCTCAGTGACGGGCGCGAAACCTCGCGTCCGGACATCGTGCTGGCGGCCATCATCGTCCTGGCGTCGCTCGGTAAACTCAGTGATGGTGTGCTCGCCGTCATCGAACGACGCTGGCTGATCTGGCGCGACACGTTCACCGGTCAGGACGCCAGGGATTGA
- a CDS encoding AzlD domain-containing protein — protein sequence MVWAVIVGMGILVFLNRYVFLEPRLPLRLSSNARQFLGFAVPGMLTAICGPIVFMPEKQLNLQWDNPYLLSSLVAIALVIYTRNTLLSMLLSMAFFFLLRWWL from the coding sequence ATGGTTTGGGCAGTGATTGTCGGCATGGGGATTCTGGTGTTTCTCAATCGCTATGTGTTTCTTGAGCCGCGGTTGCCCTTGCGCTTGAGCAGCAATGCCCGGCAGTTTCTCGGTTTTGCGGTGCCGGGGATGCTCACGGCGATCTGCGGGCCGATCGTGTTCATGCCGGAAAAACAGCTGAATCTGCAGTGGGACAATCCGTATTTGCTTAGTTCGCTGGTGGCGATCGCCTTGGTCATCTACACCCGCAATACTTTACTGAGCATGCTATTGAGCATGGCGTTCTTTTTTCTGTTGCGTTGGTGGCTGTAA
- a CDS encoding SOS response-associated peptidase family protein — translation MCGRLSQYRGIHDFVAVLSTPDALLNHVGDAPLNRYNAAPINARVEKVAHGPFFRAIWRHRLIVPVDNWFEWVDAADNTRQPWLIRRADRSAVFCAAIGQFPTADREPRDDDGFVIITADSKGGMLDIHDRRPVVFSAALANEWLDPATPGERAEQMLLFEGEGSEMFEWHKVDKAVGNARNQGASLITAIP, via the coding sequence ATGTGCGGACGACTCTCGCAGTACCGCGGTATCCACGATTTCGTGGCGGTGTTGAGCACTCCCGATGCGCTGCTCAATCATGTTGGCGACGCACCACTGAATCGCTACAACGCCGCGCCGATCAATGCGCGGGTGGAGAAAGTCGCGCACGGCCCGTTCTTCCGGGCGATCTGGCGCCATCGGCTGATCGTACCGGTGGACAACTGGTTTGAATGGGTCGACGCAGCGGACAACACCCGACAACCATGGCTGATCCGTCGGGCAGACCGCTCAGCGGTATTCTGCGCGGCCATCGGTCAGTTTCCGACAGCGGATCGCGAGCCGCGAGACGACGATGGTTTCGTGATCATCACCGCCGACAGCAAGGGCGGTATGCTCGATATTCACGACCGCCGGCCGGTGGTATTCAGCGCAGCACTGGCAAACGAATGGCTCGACCCTGCCACACCTGGCGAACGCGCCGAACAGATGCTGCTGTTCGAAGGCGAAGGCAGCGAAATGTTCGAATGGCACAAGGTCGACAAGGCCGTCGGCAACGCGCGCAACCAGGGCGCCAGCCTGATCACCGCAATCCCGTAA
- a CDS encoding aldo/keto reductase — protein sequence MQYIRLGNSGLQVSRLCLGTMNMGTPDWKPWIFNEKQSEPIVAHALDNGVNFIDLADFYSAGVGEEVVGRIVKRLARREDLVITTKVGYGTRSGINASGHSRKHIMDSIDASLKRLDMDYVDVFMLHYFDVNTPVEETMGALNDIVRSGKARYIGVSTMLTGQLAKILMACERNGWVKPINMQLQLNCAYREEEREMIPFCRDQGIGVSVFSPLARGLLTGDVQSTRNQTDFFTQQMYSDEASFEIAHSVQRVARARGVSNAQIAQAWVASHPGVDCMLVGADTTAQFDSALAALETRLDADELHELERNYTPCDVINDYTAGKRILRTARPGLERFTLQGAVA from the coding sequence ATGCAATACATTCGTTTGGGCAACTCCGGCCTGCAAGTTTCCCGTCTGTGCCTGGGCACCATGAACATGGGTACCCCGGACTGGAAGCCGTGGATCTTCAATGAAAAACAGAGCGAACCGATCGTTGCCCATGCGCTGGACAACGGCGTCAACTTCATCGACCTGGCAGATTTCTATTCCGCCGGGGTCGGCGAAGAAGTGGTCGGGCGCATCGTCAAGCGCCTGGCCCGCCGCGAGGACCTGGTAATCACCACCAAGGTCGGCTACGGCACCCGCAGCGGGATCAACGCCAGCGGCCATTCGCGCAAACACATCATGGACAGCATCGACGCCTCGCTGAAGCGTCTGGACATGGATTACGTTGACGTGTTCATGCTGCATTACTTCGATGTCAACACCCCGGTCGAAGAGACCATGGGCGCACTGAACGACATCGTGCGTTCCGGCAAGGCGCGTTACATCGGCGTGTCGACCATGCTCACCGGGCAACTGGCGAAGATCCTCATGGCCTGCGAACGCAACGGCTGGGTCAAGCCGATCAACATGCAGTTGCAGCTGAACTGCGCCTACCGCGAAGAAGAGCGCGAGATGATTCCGTTCTGTCGCGACCAGGGCATCGGCGTCTCGGTGTTCAGCCCGTTGGCCCGTGGCCTGCTGACCGGCGACGTGCAATCGACCCGCAACCAGACCGACTTCTTCACTCAGCAGATGTACAGCGATGAAGCCTCGTTCGAAATCGCCCATTCGGTACAGCGCGTGGCACGCGCCCGTGGCGTGTCGAATGCGCAAATTGCCCAGGCATGGGTGGCCAGTCATCCGGGGGTCGACTGCATGCTGGTCGGTGCCGACACCACGGCGCAATTCGACAGTGCTTTGGCTGCGCTGGAGACCAGACTGGATGCCGATGAGCTGCACGAACTGGAGCGCAATTACACCCCGTGCGACGTGATCAACGATTACACCGCCGGTAAACGCATCCTGCGCACGGCGCGTCCGGGCCTTGAGCGTTTCACTTTGCAGGGGGCGGTGGCATGA
- a CDS encoding DUF2188 domain-containing protein: protein MSTPMLNRMHMNGYDVLSVNNGPWRVCTQGDRLASFGSKEEALAYAAALPGYKKRAMRVQSHTGS from the coding sequence ATGAGCACTCCAATGTTGAACAGGATGCACATGAACGGTTACGACGTGCTCAGCGTGAACAACGGTCCGTGGCGGGTGTGCACGCAAGGCGATCGGCTGGCGTCATTTGGCAGCAAAGAGGAAGCGCTGGCGTATGCCGCTGCACTGCCCGGCTACAAAAAACGCGCGATGCGTGTGCAGAGTCACACGGGCAGTTGA
- a CDS encoding AzlC family ABC transporter permease encodes MSDSLMPRSAFLRGAAAIMPLSLATAPWGLLAGSMAIEANLTPLQGQGLSSIVFAGAAQLVAIGMLKGGAGMFSILLTTLLLTSQHLLYGMSMRSVIAPLPGRWRIGLGFLLTDELFALTSQHDRQQFNRWYALGVGLTFYLAWNLFTLAGIVLGSSIPGLEHLGLDFSIAATFIALITPVVRNVPTVVCVAVSLFCSVLFSYWQWGSALVLSGLAGMTAGFICNKLYRGRT; translated from the coding sequence ATGTCTGACTCACTCATGCCGCGCAGTGCCTTTCTTCGCGGCGCGGCGGCGATCATGCCGTTATCGCTGGCGACCGCACCGTGGGGGCTGCTGGCCGGCTCCATGGCGATCGAAGCCAATCTCACGCCGCTGCAGGGGCAGGGCCTGTCGAGCATCGTGTTCGCCGGTGCCGCGCAATTGGTGGCGATCGGCATGCTCAAGGGCGGTGCCGGGATGTTCTCGATTCTGCTGACCACGCTGCTGCTCACGTCGCAACATTTGTTGTACGGCATGAGCATGCGTTCGGTGATTGCGCCGCTGCCGGGGCGCTGGCGCATCGGCCTGGGCTTCTTGCTCACCGACGAACTCTTTGCCCTGACCAGTCAGCATGACCGGCAGCAGTTCAATCGCTGGTATGCACTCGGTGTCGGCCTGACGTTTTACCTTGCGTGGAACCTGTTCACGCTGGCCGGTATCGTTCTGGGCAGCAGTATTCCGGGCCTTGAACATCTGGGCCTGGACTTCTCGATTGCTGCGACCTTCATCGCCTTGATCACCCCGGTGGTGCGCAATGTCCCGACAGTGGTGTGCGTGGCGGTCTCGTTGTTCTGCTCGGTGTTGTTCAGCTACTGGCAATGGGGCTCGGCGCTGGTGTTGTCGGGGTTGGCGGGCATGACCGCGGGGTTTATCTGCAACAAACTGTATCGGGGGCGCACATGA
- a CDS encoding ABC transporter substrate-binding protein: MKLSRFLRTALTAALFVSPLSYAAEPLVLHVGDQNYYNIRASIEASGVLKGAPYSVDWKHFQAAAPLAEALQTGSLDLGFLGDSGFLFLAAKQAPVKLIGVSRQNPDTIALLVPKDSPVHTIADLKGKKVAYWPGAWSQQLTLRALEQGGLPENYVDFVKLMPIDAAAALPQGSIDAFPVWEPYISQQIVFSGARPILTAKNLMPGLSAIAASAPSIDSKREAIADFLGRLKQARAWVDSHTDEYADLWAKKANLDQAVSRHWLRQAHMSVGPVDQQAAADLQSTADFLFKVKALPAPLATAGIIDTSFQQALTH, translated from the coding sequence ATGAAGCTTTCCCGTTTCCTACGCACCGCGCTGACTGCTGCGCTGTTCGTCTCACCACTGTCTTACGCTGCCGAACCTCTGGTCCTGCATGTCGGCGACCAGAATTACTACAACATCCGCGCCTCGATAGAAGCGTCCGGCGTGTTGAAAGGTGCGCCTTACAGCGTTGACTGGAAACATTTCCAGGCCGCCGCGCCGCTCGCCGAGGCCTTGCAGACCGGGTCGCTGGACCTCGGGTTTCTGGGGGATTCGGGCTTTCTGTTCCTGGCCGCGAAACAGGCGCCGGTGAAGCTGATCGGCGTTTCGCGGCAGAACCCCGACACCATCGCGCTGCTCGTGCCAAAGGATTCACCGGTACACACCATCGCTGATCTAAAAGGCAAGAAGGTCGCCTATTGGCCTGGTGCCTGGAGCCAGCAATTGACCCTGCGTGCGCTGGAGCAGGGCGGCTTGCCGGAAAACTACGTCGATTTCGTCAAACTGATGCCCATTGATGCCGCTGCCGCTTTGCCACAGGGCAGCATCGACGCCTTCCCGGTGTGGGAACCGTACATTTCGCAACAGATTGTATTTTCCGGTGCGCGGCCGATTCTGACCGCGAAAAACCTGATGCCGGGCTTGAGTGCCATCGCCGCGTCTGCCCCTTCAATCGACAGCAAGCGCGAAGCGATCGCCGATTTTCTCGGGCGTTTGAAGCAGGCGCGGGCCTGGGTCGACAGCCACACCGATGAGTACGCCGATCTGTGGGCGAAGAAAGCCAATCTCGATCAGGCGGTTTCACGGCACTGGTTGCGTCAGGCGCACATGAGCGTCGGTCCGGTCGATCAGCAGGCAGCCGCCGATCTGCAAAGCACCGCGGACTTTCTGTTCAAGGTCAAGGCGCTGCCGGCACCGCTGGCCACTGCCGGGATCATCGACACGTCCTTTCAGCAGGCGCTGACGCATTGA
- the ppnN gene encoding nucleotide 5'-monophosphate nucleosidase PpnN has translation MTQRHVINASVSPKGSLETLSQREVQQLSEAGSGSTYTLFRQCALAILNTGAHVDNAKTILEAYKDFEIRIHQQDRGVRLELLNAPADAFVDGEMIASTREMLFSALRDIVYTENELDSQRIDLSTSQGISDYVFHLLRNARTLRPGVEPKIVVCWGGHSINTEEYKYTKKVGHELGLRSLDICTGCGPGVMKGPMKGATIAHAKQRIHGGRYLGLTEPGIIAAEAPNPIVNELVILPDIEKRLEAFVRVGHGIIIFPGGAGTAEEFLYLLGILMHPDNAGLPFPVILTGPKHAAPYLEQLDAFVIATLGEAAKQHYEIIIDDPTEVARQMTQGLKAVKQFRRERNDAFHFNWLLKIDEGFQRPFDPTHENMANLKLHRDQPPHELAANLRRAFSGIVAGNVKDKGIRLIEEHGPYQIRGDAAIMQPLDLLLKAFVAQHRMKLPGGAAYVPCYRVVA, from the coding sequence ATGACCCAACGACACGTAATCAATGCCTCGGTCAGCCCGAAAGGCAGCCTGGAAACCCTTTCTCAACGTGAAGTTCAACAACTGAGCGAAGCCGGATCCGGCAGCACCTACACCCTCTTCCGCCAGTGCGCCCTGGCCATTCTCAACACCGGCGCCCATGTCGATAACGCCAAGACCATCCTTGAAGCCTACAAAGACTTCGAAATCCGCATTCACCAGCAGGATCGTGGCGTGCGCCTGGAACTGCTGAACGCTCCGGCCGACGCCTTCGTCGACGGCGAAATGATCGCCAGCACCCGCGAGATGCTGTTCAGCGCTCTGCGTGACATCGTCTACACCGAGAACGAACTCGACAGCCAACGCATCGACCTCAGCACCTCGCAAGGCATCAGCGACTACGTCTTCCACCTGCTGCGCAATGCGCGCACCCTGCGCCCAGGCGTGGAGCCGAAAATCGTCGTCTGCTGGGGCGGGCACTCGATCAACACCGAAGAATACAAATACACCAAGAAAGTCGGCCACGAACTGGGCCTGCGCAGCCTCGACATCTGCACCGGTTGCGGCCCCGGCGTGATGAAAGGCCCAATGAAAGGCGCGACCATCGCCCACGCCAAACAACGCATCCACGGCGGGCGCTACCTCGGTCTGACCGAGCCGGGCATCATCGCCGCCGAAGCGCCGAACCCGATCGTCAACGAACTGGTGATCTTGCCGGACATCGAGAAACGTCTGGAAGCGTTCGTCCGTGTCGGCCACGGCATCATCATCTTCCCGGGCGGCGCCGGGACCGCCGAAGAGTTCCTCTATCTGCTGGGCATCCTGATGCACCCGGACAACGCCGGTTTGCCATTCCCGGTGATCCTGACCGGGCCGAAACATGCCGCACCGTATCTGGAGCAACTCGACGCCTTCGTCATCGCGACCCTGGGCGAAGCGGCGAAACAGCACTACGAAATCATCATCGACGACCCGACTGAAGTGGCGCGGCAGATGACTCAGGGCCTGAAAGCCGTGAAGCAGTTCCGCCGCGAGCGCAACGACGCGTTCCACTTCAACTGGCTGCTGAAAATCGACGAAGGCTTCCAGCGCCCGTTCGATCCGACCCACGAAAACATGGCCAACCTGAAACTGCACCGCGACCAGCCTCCGCACGAACTGGCAGCCAACCTGCGCCGGGCGTTCTCCGGCATCGTCGCCGGCAACGTCAAGGACAAGGGCATTCGCCTGATCGAAGAACACGGGCCGTACCAGATCCGCGGTGACGCGGCGATCATGCAACCGCTCGATCTGCTGCTCAAAGCCTTCGTCGCCCAGCACCGGATGAAACTGCCGGGCGGCGCGGCGTATGTGCCGTGCTATCGCGTGGTGGCGTAA
- a CDS encoding DUF3087 domain-containing protein has protein sequence MFEIQPMDAATFRQQTRRSTIIIAALFLVLAMGFSTAAVALFGEAGGDNLRFNVGGVFVAFLLTAALLRGQFWHQAWMAPAVYSWRLKRSLMSVTNVMHQVTAAVAQNDPAAMKVLRFYHLGLTQMHELDGNSSDHAQLQREVEAHKERMQALGLDLDQKRLDPAWLEALKPASR, from the coding sequence ATGTTCGAGATTCAGCCGATGGATGCAGCAACGTTTCGCCAGCAGACCCGCCGCAGCACGATCATCATCGCCGCGCTGTTCCTGGTGCTGGCGATGGGGTTTTCCACGGCGGCGGTGGCGCTGTTCGGCGAAGCTGGCGGGGATAACCTGCGCTTCAATGTCGGCGGGGTGTTCGTCGCGTTTCTGCTGACGGCGGCGTTGTTGCGCGGGCAGTTCTGGCATCAGGCGTGGATGGCGCCGGCGGTCTATAGCTGGCGGCTCAAGCGCAGTCTGATGAGCGTGACCAACGTGATGCACCAGGTGACGGCGGCGGTGGCGCAGAATGATCCGGCGGCGATGAAGGTGCTGCGTTTCTATCATCTGGGGTTGACCCAGATGCACGAACTGGACGGTAACTCCAGCGACCATGCGCAGTTGCAGCGGGAAGTCGAAGCACACAAGGAACGGATGCAGGCGCTGGGTCTGGATCTTGACCAGAAGCGCCTGGATCCGGCCTGGCTCGAAGCGTTGAAACCCGCCTCCCGCTAA
- a CDS encoding DUF1652 domain-containing protein, with protein MLAIADICRIVESGFPALKCDCVPTAQGLLQIKVYEPDSGRVELLLNGVSPEHLVTIRDLSNFIGELRTEMSAGRRAFAG; from the coding sequence ATGCTGGCCATCGCCGATATTTGCCGGATTGTCGAATCCGGCTTTCCTGCGTTGAAGTGCGATTGCGTGCCCACTGCGCAGGGCCTGCTGCAGATCAAGGTGTATGAGCCGGACAGCGGCCGTGTCGAACTGCTACTCAATGGGGTGTCCCCGGAACATCTCGTGACGATCCGTGACCTGTCCAACTTCATCGGCGAGTTGCGCACGGAAATGAGCGCCGGGCGCCGGGCGTTCGCCGGTTAA
- the fae gene encoding formaldehyde-activating enzyme, with product MKELDLYIGEGFEGPGVNAAHINILIGPRNGPAGQAFANSLASPSQGHCPFMVIAQPNIPVKPMTLYVNKAAISSDLHGNATWGASQAGIAKAVLEALLDGTLPPEAEDEWAIVTANWVNPACDDLDAVYLNNYNACRTAIRAALTGKPETAQLADVVNHISNPFYTPKA from the coding sequence ATGAAAGAACTCGACCTGTACATCGGTGAAGGTTTCGAAGGCCCGGGCGTGAACGCCGCGCACATCAATATCCTGATCGGCCCGCGCAATGGCCCGGCCGGGCAGGCGTTTGCCAACAGCCTCGCGTCGCCGAGCCAGGGCCATTGCCCGTTCATGGTGATCGCCCAGCCGAACATCCCGGTCAAGCCGATGACCCTGTATGTGAACAAGGCTGCAATCAGCAGCGACTTGCACGGCAACGCCACCTGGGGCGCGTCGCAGGCCGGGATTGCCAAAGCCGTGCTTGAAGCGCTGCTCGACGGCACCTTGCCGCCGGAAGCCGAAGACGAGTGGGCGATCGTTACCGCCAACTGGGTCAATCCGGCCTGCGACGACCTCGATGCGGTCTATTTGAACAACTACAACGCCTGCCGCACCGCGATTCGCGCCGCCCTGACCGGCAAGCCGGAAACCGCGCAACTGGCCGATGTGGTCAACCACATCAGCAATCCTTTCTACACGCCAAAAGCCTGA